A genomic region of Bactrocera dorsalis isolate Fly_Bdor chromosome 3, ASM2337382v1, whole genome shotgun sequence contains the following coding sequences:
- the LOC105225771 gene encoding ubiquitin carboxyl-terminal hydrolase calypso: protein MPVDINRLTDGWLELESDPGLFTLLLEDFGVKNVQVEEVYDLHKPIDGPVYGFIFLFRWIEERRARRKIVEATAEIFVKDEEEVSSIFFAQQVVPNSCATHALLSVLLNSNDDDLNLGTTLSRLKAHTKGMCPENKGLAIGNTPELACAHNSHAMPQAKRRLDKSSISGVSTGRCTGEAFHFVSYVPISGHLFELDGLKPYPIDHGPWKDHEDWTDKFRCIMADRLGIATGEQDIRFNLMAVVPDRRIAITHKLKMLRTNQAIVSGTLQKLLKTSDPECINTLQLDMNTSGTAEYKISSPPSPVLETNAFTIRDLQSLLKNLDAEISISEQQLNDENDKRYMFKVDDCRRTHNYDEFICTFLSMLAHQGVLGELVSQHLLPSKKIGGLGGNRMTKGSAQTVTPQKPKNCKTSKNSGRRRKGRNKCKKRK, encoded by the exons ATGCCGGTAGATATAAATCGATTAACAGATGGTTGGTTGGAATTAGAGTCTGACCCAGGATTATTTACTCTGCTTTTGGAAGATTTCGGAGTCAAAAATGTGCAAGTAGAGGAGGTTTATGATCTACATAAACCAATCGATGGCCCGGTATATggatttatttttctatttcgaTGGATAGAAGAAAGACGAGCTAGAAGAAAAATTGTTGAGGCCACTGCTGaaatatttgtgaaagatgAAGAAGAAGTTTCAAGTATATTTTTTGCACAACAAGTAGTACCAAACAGTTGTGCAACGCATGCCTTACTATCTGTGCTTTTAAATAGCAATGACGACGATTTAAACCTTGGAACAACATTAAGTCGTTTAAAAGCTCATACAAAAGGAATGTGTCCGGAAAACAAAGGATTGGCTATTGGCAATACACCTGAATTAGCTTGTGCTCATAATTCGCATGCAATGCCTCAAGCAAAACGGCGCTTGGACAAAAGTTCTATTTCTGGAGTATCTACCGGACGTTGTACAGGAGAAGCATTTCACTTCGTTAGTTATGTTCCAATTAGTGGGCACCTATTTGAATTAGATGGATTAAAACCTTATCCAATAGATCATGGGCCTTGGAAAGATCACGAAGACTGGACAGATAAATTTCGTTGTATTATGGCTGATCGATTAGGAATTGCTACGGGTGAACAAGATATACGATTCAATTTGATGGCTGTTGTACCTGACCGTCGAATTGCTATTACACATAAGTTAAAAATGTTGCGAACAAACCAAGCTATTGTTTCCGGCACGTtacaaaagcttttaaaaaccaGCGATCCTGAATGCATAAATACTCTGCAACTTGATATGAACACCTCTGGCACAGCTGAGTATAAAATAAGTTCACCACCATCTCCTGTATTAGAAACAAATGCATTTACAATAAGAGATTTACAATCTTTGTTAAAAAATCTAGATGCAGAAATTTCTATTAGCGAACAACAACTGAATGACGAAAATGATAAGAGATATATGTTTAAG gTGGATGACTGTCGACGAACCCACAATTACGACGAATTCATATGCACTTTTCTGTCGATGTTAGCACATCAAGGCGTGCTAGGAGAATTAGTAAGTCAGCATTTACTTCCCTCAAAAAAAATTGGTGGACTTGGCGGAAATAGGATGACGAAAGGCTCAGCTCAAACTGTTACaccacaaaaaccaaaaaattgcaaaacttcTAAAAATTCTGGGCGAAGACGAAAAGGTcgcaataaatgtaaaaaaagaaaataa